A single region of the Mus caroli chromosome 16, CAROLI_EIJ_v1.1, whole genome shotgun sequence genome encodes:
- the Eif4g1 gene encoding eukaryotic translation initiation factor 4 gamma 1 isoform X1 yields the protein MNKAPQPTGPPPARSPGLPQPAFPPGQTAPVVFSTPQATQMNTPSQPRQGGFRSLQHFYPSRAQPPSSAASRVQSAAPARPGPAPHVYPAGSQVMMIPSQISYSASQGAYYIPGQGRSTYVVPTQQYPVQPGAPGFYPGASPTEFGTYAGAYYPAQGVQQFPASVAPAPVLMNQPPQIAPKRERKTIRIRDPNQGGKDITEEIMSGARTASTPTPPQTGGSLEPQPNGESPQVAVIIRPDDRSQGAAIGGRPGLPGPEHSPGTESQPSSPSPTPSPPPILEPGSESNLGVLSIPGDTMTTGMIPISVEESTPISCETGEPYCLSPEPTLAEPILEVEVTLSKPIPESEFSSSPLQVSTSLVPHRVETHEPNGVIPSEDLEPEVESSTEPAPPPLSACASESLVPIAPTAQPEELLNGAPSPPAVDLSPVSEPEEQAKKVSSAALASILSPTPPVAPSDTSPVQEEEMEEDDDEEEGGEAESEKGGEDVPLDSTPVPAQLSQNLEVAAATQVAVSVPKRRRKIKELNKKEAVGDLLDAFKEADPAVPEVENQPPTGSNPSPECEGSTVPTQPEEAEETWDSKEDKIHNAENIQPGEQKYEYKSDQWKPLNLEEKKRYDREFLLGFQFIFASMQKPEGLPHITDVVLDKANKTPLRQLDPSRLPGINCGPDFTPSFANLGRPALSNRGPPRGGPGGELPRGPQAGLGPRRSQQGPRKETRKIISSVIMTEDIKLNKAEKAWKPSSKRTAADKDRGEEDADGSKTQDLFRRVRSILNKLTPQMFQQLMKQVTQLAIDTEERLKGVIDLIFEKAISEPNFSVAYANMCRCLMALKVPTTEKPTVTVNFRKLLLNRCQKEFEKDKDDDEVFEKKQKEMDEAATAEERGRLKEELEEARDIARRRSLGNIKFIGELFKLKMLTEAIMHDCVVKLLKNHDEESLECLCRLLTTIGKDLDFAKAKPRMDQYFNQMEKIIKEKKTSSRIRFMLQDVLDLRQSNWVPRRGDQGPKTIDQIHKEAEMEEHREHIKVQQLMAKGSDKRRGGPPGPPINRGLPLVDDGGWNTVPISKGSRPIDTSRLTKITKPGSIDSNNQLFAPGGRLSWGKGSSGGSGAKPSDTASEATRPATLNRFSALQQTLPAENTDNRRIVQRSSLSRERGEKAGDRGDRLERSERGGDRGDRLDRARTPATKRSFSKEVEERSRERPSQPEGLRKAASLTEDRGRDPVKREATLPPVSPPKAALSVDEVEKKSKAIIEEYLHLNDMKEAVQCVQELASPSLLFIFVRLGIESTLERSTIAREHMGRLLHQLLCAGHLSTAQYYQGLYETLELAEDMEIDIPHVWLYLAELITPILQEDGVPMGELFREITKPLRPMGKAAALLLEILGLLCKSMGPKKVGMLWREAGLTWREFLAEGQDVGSFVTEKKVEYTLGEESEAPGQRALAFEELRRQLEKLLKDGGSNQRVFDWIDANLNEQQIASNTLVRALMTTVCYSAIIFETPLRVDVQVLKVRARLLQKYLCDEQKELQALYALQALVVTLEQPANLLRMFFDALYDEDVVKEDAFYSWESSKDPAEQQGKGVALKSVTAFFNWLREAEDEESDHN from the exons CTGGAGCCTATTACCCAGCCCAAGGTGTGCAGCAGTTTCCTGCTAGTGTGGCTCCTGCCCCAGTTTTGATGAACCAGCCACCCCAGATTGCTCCTAAGAGGGAACGGAAAACT atcCGAATTCGAGACCCAAACCAAGGAGGGAAGGATATCACAGAAGAGATCATGTCTGGGGCCCGCACTGCCTCCACACCCACTCCTCCCCAG ACGGGAGGTAGTCTGGAGCCTCAACCCAATGGGGAGTCGCCTCAGGTTGCTGTCATTATCCGGCCAG ATGACCGGTCGCAGGGAGCAGCCATTGGGGGGCGGCCAGGACTGCCTGGCCCAGAGCATAGCCCTGGCACAGAATCTCAGCCTTCGTCGCCTTCTCCAACCCCATCACCACCCCCAATTTTGGAGCCGGGGTCTGAGTCTAATCTTGGAGTCCTCTCTATTCCTGGGGACACTATGACAACAGGGATGATACCAATATCTGTAGAAGAATCGACCCCTATCTCTTGTGAAACTGGGGAGCCATATTGCCTCTCTCCAGAACCCACTCTTGCCGAACCCATACTGGAAGTAGAAGTGACACTCAGCAAACCCATTCCAGAATCTGAGTTCTCTTCCAGTCCTCTCCAGGTTTCCACGTCCCTGGTGCCTCACAGGGTTGAAACTCATGAGCCCAATGGGGTGATCCCATCTGAGGATCTGGAACCAGAGGTGGAGTCAAGCACAGAGCcagctcctccccctctttcagCTTGTGCTTCTGAATCGCTCGTGCCCATTGCTCCAACTGCCCAGCCTGAGGAACTGCTCAACGGAGCCCCCTCACCACCAGCTGTGGATTTAAGCCCAGTCAGTGAGCCAGAGGAACAGGCCAAGAAGGTTTCATCAGCAGCACTGGCCAGcattctctctcccactccaccTGTGGCTCCTTCAGATACTTCTCCTGTtcaggaggaagaaatggaagaagacgACGATgaagaagaaggtggagaagctgagagtgagaagggaggagaggacgTCCCCCTCGACAGCACTCCTGTCCCAGCCCAGCTGTCTCAGAATTTAGAGGTGGCAGCAGCTACCCAGG tGGCAGTGTCTGTGCCAAAGAGGAGACGGAAAATTAAAGAGCTAAATAAGAAGGAGGCTGTAGGTGACCTTTTAGATGCCTTCAAGGAG GCGGACCCAGCAGTACCAGAGGTAGAGAATCAGCCTCCCACTGGCAGCAACCCAAGCCCAGAGTGTGAGGGCAGCACGGTGCCCACACAGCCCGAGGAAGCAGAAGAAACCTGGGACTCTAAGGAAGACAAAATTCACAATGCTGAGAACATCCAGCCTGGGGAGCAGAAGTATGAGTACAAGTCAG ATCAGTGGAAGCCTCTAAACCTTGAAGAAAAGAAGCGTTATGACAGGGAGTTCCTGCTGGGCTTTCAGTTCATCTTTGCCagcatgcagaagccagaaggatTGCCCCATATCACTGATGTGGTGCTGGACAAG GCCAATAAAACACCACTTCGGCAACTGGATCCCTCCAGACTACCTGGCATAAACTGTGGCCCAGACTTCACTCCATCTTTTGCCAACCTTGGCCGACCAGCCCTCAGCAACCGTGGGCCCCCAAGGGGTGGGCCAGGTGGGGAGCTGCCCCGAGGGCCG caggctggcctgggaccCAGGCGCTCTCAGCAGGGCCCACGAAAGGAAACTCGCAAGATCATTTCCTCAGTGATAATGACTGAagacataaaactaaacaaagcagAGAAGGCTTGGAAACCCAGTAGCAAACGGACAGCAGCTGATAAGGATCGAGGGGAAGAGGATGCTGATGGAAGCAAGACCCAG GACCTGTTCCGCAGGGTACGCTCCATCCTGAATAAGCTGACACCCCAGATGTTTCAGCAGCTGATGAAGCAGGTGACACAGCTGGCCATTGACACAGAGGAACGCCTCAAAGGAGTTATTGACCTCATCTTTGAGAAAGCCATTTCAGAGCCCAACTTCTCTGTGGCTTATGCCAACATGTGCCGCTGCCTCATGGCG CTGAAAGTGCCCACTACAGAAAAGCCAACAGTGACTGTGAATTTTCGAAAACTGTTGTTAAATCGGTGCCAGAAGGAATTTGAGAAAGACAAAGATGATGATGAAGTttttgaaaaaaagcaaaaagagatgGATGAAGCTGCTACG GCAGAAGAACGGGGACGCCTGAAAGAAGAGCTAGAAGAAGCCCGGGACATAGCTAGGCGGCGCTCTTTAGGGAATATCAAGTTTATTGGAGAGTTATTCAAGTTGAAGATGTTAACAGAAGCAATAATGCATGACTGTGTGGTCAAGCTACTTAAGAACCATGATGAGGAGTCCCTGGAATGCCTCTGCCGCCTCCTCACCACTATAGGCAAAGACCTGGACTTTGCAAAAGCCAAG CCTCGAATGGATCAGTATTTCAACCAAATGgaaaaaatcattaaagaaaagaagacctCATCTCGCATCCGTTTCATGCTGCAGGATGTACTGGATCTGCGGCAG AGTAATTGGGTGCCACGCCGAGGGGATCAGGGTCCTAAGACTATTGATCAAATTCACAAGGAGGCTGAGATGGAAGAGCACCGAGAACATATCAAAGTACAGCAGCTCATGGCCAAGGGCAGCGACAAACGTCGGGGTGGCCCTCCAGGCCCGCCTATCA acCGTGGCCTTCCACTTGTGGATGATGGTGGCTGGAATACAGTCCCCATTAGCAAAGGCAGTCGCCCCATTGACACCTCACGGCTCACCAAGATCACAAAG CCTGGTTCCATTGATTCTAACAACCAGCTTTTTGCACCTGGAGGACGACTGAGTTGGGGCAAGGGCAGCAGTGGGGGCTCAGGAGCCAAGCCCTCAGACACAG CATCAGAAGCTACTCGTCCAGCTACCTTGAATCGCTTTTCTGCTCTTCAACAAACATTACCCGCAGAGAACACAGATAACAGACGTATTGTACAGAG GAGTAGCTTAAGCCGGGAACGAGGTGAGAAAGCTGGGGACCGGGGAGACCGTCTAGAGCGGAGTGAGCGGGGAGGTGACCGTGGGGACCGACTTGATCGTGCCAGAACACCTGCCACCAAGCGAAGTTTTAGCAAAGAAGTGGAGGAGCGAAGTAGAGAGCGGCCATCCCAGCCTGAGGGACTCCGCAAGGCAGCTAGCCTCACAGAGGATCGTGGTCGGGATCCTg TGAAGCGGGAAGCCACTCTACCTCCAGTGAGCCCTCCAAAGGCTGCGCTGTCTGTGGATGAGGTGGAGAAGAAATCTAAGGCCATCATTGAGGAATATCTCCATCTCAATGACATGAAG GAGGCAGTACAGTGTGTCCAGGAGCTGGCTTCACCCTCCTTGCTCTTCATCTTCGTACGGCTTGGCATCGAGTCCACGCTGGAGCGTAGTACCATTGCTCGTGAGCATATGGGGCGACTACTACACCAACTGCTCTGTGCGGGGCACCTCTCTACTGCCCAGTACTATCAAGG GCTGTATGAAACACTAGAATTGGCTGAGGACATGGAAATTGATATCCCTCATGTATGGCTTTACCTGGCAGAACTGATAACACCTATTCTCCAGGAAGATGGGGTGCCCATGGGAGAGCTCTTCAG GGAAATTACGAAGCCTCTGAGACCCATGGGCAAGGCTGCTGCTTTATTGCTGGAGATCCTGGGTCTCTTATGCAAGAGCATG ggtCCCAAAAAGGTGGGGATGCTGTGGCGAGAGGCTGGGCTGACCTGGAGGGAATTTCTAGCAGAGGGCCAAGATGTTGGCTCATTTGTGACTGAAAAG AAGGTGGAATATACCTTGGGAGAAGAATCTGAAGCTCCTGGCCAGAGGGCACTTGCCTTTGAGGAGCTTCGTAGGCAGCTAGAGAAGCTGCTGAAGGACGGCGGCAGTAATCAGCGTGTGTTCGACTGGATAGAT GCCAACCTGAATGAGCAGCAGATAGCATCCAATACATTAGTCCGAGCCCTCATGACAACTGTCTGTTATTCTGCAATTATCT tTGAGACTCCTCTCCGAGTGGATGTTCAAGTGTTGAAAGTGCGAGCAAGACTGCTGCAGAAATACCTGTGTGACGAGCAGAAGGAGCTACAAGCACTCTATGCTCTCCAGGCCCTTGTAGTGACTTTAGAACAGCCTGCCA ACCTACTTCGGATGTTCTTTGATGCTCTATATGATGAGGACGTGGTGAAGGAAGACGCCTTCTACAGCTGGGAGAGCAGCAAGGACCCTGCTGAACAGCAGGGCAAGGGTGTGGCCCTTAAATCTGTCACAGCATTCTTCAATTGGCTTCGTGAGGCTGAGGACGAGGAGTCTGATCACAACTGA
- the Eif4g1 gene encoding eukaryotic translation initiation factor 4 gamma 1 isoform X3, with amino-acid sequence MNKAPQPTGPPPARSPGLPQPAFPPGQTAPVVFSTPQATQMNTPSQPRQHFYPSRAQPPSSAASRVQSAAPARPGPAPHVYPAGSQVMMIPSQISYSASQGAYYIPGQGRSTYVVPTQQYPVQPGAPGFYPGASPTEFGTYAGAYYPAQGVQQFPASVAPAPVLMNQPPQIAPKRERKTIRIRDPNQGGKDITEEIMSGARTASTPTPPQTGGSLEPQPNGESPQVAVIIRPDDRSQGAAIGGRPGLPGPEHSPGTESQPSSPSPTPSPPPILEPGSESNLGVLSIPGDTMTTGMIPISVEESTPISCETGEPYCLSPEPTLAEPILEVEVTLSKPIPESEFSSSPLQVSTSLVPHRVETHEPNGVIPSEDLEPEVESSTEPAPPPLSACASESLVPIAPTAQPEELLNGAPSPPAVDLSPVSEPEEQAKKVSSAALASILSPTPPVAPSDTSPVQEEEMEEDDDEEEGGEAESEKGGEDVPLDSTPVPAQLSQNLEVAAATQVAVSVPKRRRKIKELNKKEAVGDLLDAFKEADPAVPEVENQPPTGSNPSPECEGSTVPTQPEEAEETWDSKEDKIHNAENIQPGEQKYEYKSDQWKPLNLEEKKRYDREFLLGFQFIFASMQKPEGLPHITDVVLDKANKTPLRQLDPSRLPGINCGPDFTPSFANLGRPALSNRGPPRGGPGGELPRGPQAGLGPRRSQQGPRKETRKIISSVIMTEDIKLNKAEKAWKPSSKRTAADKDRGEEDADGSKTQDLFRRVRSILNKLTPQMFQQLMKQVTQLAIDTEERLKGVIDLIFEKAISEPNFSVAYANMCRCLMALKVPTTEKPTVTVNFRKLLLNRCQKEFEKDKDDDEVFEKKQKEMDEAATAEERGRLKEELEEARDIARRRSLGNIKFIGELFKLKMLTEAIMHDCVVKLLKNHDEESLECLCRLLTTIGKDLDFAKAKPRMDQYFNQMEKIIKEKKTSSRIRFMLQDVLDLRQSNWVPRRGDQGPKTIDQIHKEAEMEEHREHIKVQQLMAKGSDKRRGGPPGPPINRGLPLVDDGGWNTVPISKGSRPIDTSRLTKITKPGSIDSNNQLFAPGGRLSWGKGSSGGSGAKPSDTASEATRPATLNRFSALQQTLPAENTDNRRIVQRSSLSRERGEKAGDRGDRLERSERGGDRGDRLDRARTPATKRSFSKEVEERSRERPSQPEGLRKAASLTEDRGRDPVKREATLPPVSPPKAALSVDEVEKKSKAIIEEYLHLNDMKEAVQCVQELASPSLLFIFVRLGIESTLERSTIAREHMGRLLHQLLCAGHLSTAQYYQGLYETLELAEDMEIDIPHVWLYLAELITPILQEDGVPMGELFREITKPLRPMGKAAALLLEILGLLCKSMGPKKVGMLWREAGLTWREFLAEGQDVGSFVTEKKVEYTLGEESEAPGQRALAFEELRRQLEKLLKDGGSNQRVFDWIDANLNEQQIASNTLVRALMTTVCYSAIIFETPLRVDVQVLKVRARLLQKYLCDEQKELQALYALQALVVTLEQPANLLRMFFDALYDEDVVKEDAFYSWESSKDPAEQQGKGVALKSVTAFFNWLREAEDEESDHN; translated from the exons CTGGAGCCTATTACCCAGCCCAAGGTGTGCAGCAGTTTCCTGCTAGTGTGGCTCCTGCCCCAGTTTTGATGAACCAGCCACCCCAGATTGCTCCTAAGAGGGAACGGAAAACT atcCGAATTCGAGACCCAAACCAAGGAGGGAAGGATATCACAGAAGAGATCATGTCTGGGGCCCGCACTGCCTCCACACCCACTCCTCCCCAG ACGGGAGGTAGTCTGGAGCCTCAACCCAATGGGGAGTCGCCTCAGGTTGCTGTCATTATCCGGCCAG ATGACCGGTCGCAGGGAGCAGCCATTGGGGGGCGGCCAGGACTGCCTGGCCCAGAGCATAGCCCTGGCACAGAATCTCAGCCTTCGTCGCCTTCTCCAACCCCATCACCACCCCCAATTTTGGAGCCGGGGTCTGAGTCTAATCTTGGAGTCCTCTCTATTCCTGGGGACACTATGACAACAGGGATGATACCAATATCTGTAGAAGAATCGACCCCTATCTCTTGTGAAACTGGGGAGCCATATTGCCTCTCTCCAGAACCCACTCTTGCCGAACCCATACTGGAAGTAGAAGTGACACTCAGCAAACCCATTCCAGAATCTGAGTTCTCTTCCAGTCCTCTCCAGGTTTCCACGTCCCTGGTGCCTCACAGGGTTGAAACTCATGAGCCCAATGGGGTGATCCCATCTGAGGATCTGGAACCAGAGGTGGAGTCAAGCACAGAGCcagctcctccccctctttcagCTTGTGCTTCTGAATCGCTCGTGCCCATTGCTCCAACTGCCCAGCCTGAGGAACTGCTCAACGGAGCCCCCTCACCACCAGCTGTGGATTTAAGCCCAGTCAGTGAGCCAGAGGAACAGGCCAAGAAGGTTTCATCAGCAGCACTGGCCAGcattctctctcccactccaccTGTGGCTCCTTCAGATACTTCTCCTGTtcaggaggaagaaatggaagaagacgACGATgaagaagaaggtggagaagctgagagtgagaagggaggagaggacgTCCCCCTCGACAGCACTCCTGTCCCAGCCCAGCTGTCTCAGAATTTAGAGGTGGCAGCAGCTACCCAGG tGGCAGTGTCTGTGCCAAAGAGGAGACGGAAAATTAAAGAGCTAAATAAGAAGGAGGCTGTAGGTGACCTTTTAGATGCCTTCAAGGAG GCGGACCCAGCAGTACCAGAGGTAGAGAATCAGCCTCCCACTGGCAGCAACCCAAGCCCAGAGTGTGAGGGCAGCACGGTGCCCACACAGCCCGAGGAAGCAGAAGAAACCTGGGACTCTAAGGAAGACAAAATTCACAATGCTGAGAACATCCAGCCTGGGGAGCAGAAGTATGAGTACAAGTCAG ATCAGTGGAAGCCTCTAAACCTTGAAGAAAAGAAGCGTTATGACAGGGAGTTCCTGCTGGGCTTTCAGTTCATCTTTGCCagcatgcagaagccagaaggatTGCCCCATATCACTGATGTGGTGCTGGACAAG GCCAATAAAACACCACTTCGGCAACTGGATCCCTCCAGACTACCTGGCATAAACTGTGGCCCAGACTTCACTCCATCTTTTGCCAACCTTGGCCGACCAGCCCTCAGCAACCGTGGGCCCCCAAGGGGTGGGCCAGGTGGGGAGCTGCCCCGAGGGCCG caggctggcctgggaccCAGGCGCTCTCAGCAGGGCCCACGAAAGGAAACTCGCAAGATCATTTCCTCAGTGATAATGACTGAagacataaaactaaacaaagcagAGAAGGCTTGGAAACCCAGTAGCAAACGGACAGCAGCTGATAAGGATCGAGGGGAAGAGGATGCTGATGGAAGCAAGACCCAG GACCTGTTCCGCAGGGTACGCTCCATCCTGAATAAGCTGACACCCCAGATGTTTCAGCAGCTGATGAAGCAGGTGACACAGCTGGCCATTGACACAGAGGAACGCCTCAAAGGAGTTATTGACCTCATCTTTGAGAAAGCCATTTCAGAGCCCAACTTCTCTGTGGCTTATGCCAACATGTGCCGCTGCCTCATGGCG CTGAAAGTGCCCACTACAGAAAAGCCAACAGTGACTGTGAATTTTCGAAAACTGTTGTTAAATCGGTGCCAGAAGGAATTTGAGAAAGACAAAGATGATGATGAAGTttttgaaaaaaagcaaaaagagatgGATGAAGCTGCTACG GCAGAAGAACGGGGACGCCTGAAAGAAGAGCTAGAAGAAGCCCGGGACATAGCTAGGCGGCGCTCTTTAGGGAATATCAAGTTTATTGGAGAGTTATTCAAGTTGAAGATGTTAACAGAAGCAATAATGCATGACTGTGTGGTCAAGCTACTTAAGAACCATGATGAGGAGTCCCTGGAATGCCTCTGCCGCCTCCTCACCACTATAGGCAAAGACCTGGACTTTGCAAAAGCCAAG CCTCGAATGGATCAGTATTTCAACCAAATGgaaaaaatcattaaagaaaagaagacctCATCTCGCATCCGTTTCATGCTGCAGGATGTACTGGATCTGCGGCAG AGTAATTGGGTGCCACGCCGAGGGGATCAGGGTCCTAAGACTATTGATCAAATTCACAAGGAGGCTGAGATGGAAGAGCACCGAGAACATATCAAAGTACAGCAGCTCATGGCCAAGGGCAGCGACAAACGTCGGGGTGGCCCTCCAGGCCCGCCTATCA acCGTGGCCTTCCACTTGTGGATGATGGTGGCTGGAATACAGTCCCCATTAGCAAAGGCAGTCGCCCCATTGACACCTCACGGCTCACCAAGATCACAAAG CCTGGTTCCATTGATTCTAACAACCAGCTTTTTGCACCTGGAGGACGACTGAGTTGGGGCAAGGGCAGCAGTGGGGGCTCAGGAGCCAAGCCCTCAGACACAG CATCAGAAGCTACTCGTCCAGCTACCTTGAATCGCTTTTCTGCTCTTCAACAAACATTACCCGCAGAGAACACAGATAACAGACGTATTGTACAGAG GAGTAGCTTAAGCCGGGAACGAGGTGAGAAAGCTGGGGACCGGGGAGACCGTCTAGAGCGGAGTGAGCGGGGAGGTGACCGTGGGGACCGACTTGATCGTGCCAGAACACCTGCCACCAAGCGAAGTTTTAGCAAAGAAGTGGAGGAGCGAAGTAGAGAGCGGCCATCCCAGCCTGAGGGACTCCGCAAGGCAGCTAGCCTCACAGAGGATCGTGGTCGGGATCCTg TGAAGCGGGAAGCCACTCTACCTCCAGTGAGCCCTCCAAAGGCTGCGCTGTCTGTGGATGAGGTGGAGAAGAAATCTAAGGCCATCATTGAGGAATATCTCCATCTCAATGACATGAAG GAGGCAGTACAGTGTGTCCAGGAGCTGGCTTCACCCTCCTTGCTCTTCATCTTCGTACGGCTTGGCATCGAGTCCACGCTGGAGCGTAGTACCATTGCTCGTGAGCATATGGGGCGACTACTACACCAACTGCTCTGTGCGGGGCACCTCTCTACTGCCCAGTACTATCAAGG GCTGTATGAAACACTAGAATTGGCTGAGGACATGGAAATTGATATCCCTCATGTATGGCTTTACCTGGCAGAACTGATAACACCTATTCTCCAGGAAGATGGGGTGCCCATGGGAGAGCTCTTCAG GGAAATTACGAAGCCTCTGAGACCCATGGGCAAGGCTGCTGCTTTATTGCTGGAGATCCTGGGTCTCTTATGCAAGAGCATG ggtCCCAAAAAGGTGGGGATGCTGTGGCGAGAGGCTGGGCTGACCTGGAGGGAATTTCTAGCAGAGGGCCAAGATGTTGGCTCATTTGTGACTGAAAAG AAGGTGGAATATACCTTGGGAGAAGAATCTGAAGCTCCTGGCCAGAGGGCACTTGCCTTTGAGGAGCTTCGTAGGCAGCTAGAGAAGCTGCTGAAGGACGGCGGCAGTAATCAGCGTGTGTTCGACTGGATAGAT GCCAACCTGAATGAGCAGCAGATAGCATCCAATACATTAGTCCGAGCCCTCATGACAACTGTCTGTTATTCTGCAATTATCT tTGAGACTCCTCTCCGAGTGGATGTTCAAGTGTTGAAAGTGCGAGCAAGACTGCTGCAGAAATACCTGTGTGACGAGCAGAAGGAGCTACAAGCACTCTATGCTCTCCAGGCCCTTGTAGTGACTTTAGAACAGCCTGCCA ACCTACTTCGGATGTTCTTTGATGCTCTATATGATGAGGACGTGGTGAAGGAAGACGCCTTCTACAGCTGGGAGAGCAGCAAGGACCCTGCTGAACAGCAGGGCAAGGGTGTGGCCCTTAAATCTGTCACAGCATTCTTCAATTGGCTTCGTGAGGCTGAGGACGAGGAGTCTGATCACAACTGA